The following are encoded together in the Pseudodesulfovibrio indicus genome:
- the metG gene encoding methionine--tRNA ligase, with translation MQRFYITTPIYYVNAKPHLGHAYTTTVADSLNRFHRLMGEETYFLTGTDEHGDKIVQAAESNGQTPQEYVDVISKLFKDLWPGMNISNNDFIRTTEPRHKEVVQQILQKVYDSGDIYFGEYGGHYCFGCERFYTEKELVNGMCPDHQTKPEYIAEKNYFFKMSKYRDWLLEHIRKNPDFIRPERYRNEVVSLLESGELEDLCISRPKTRLTWGIELPFDADYVTYVWFDALINYVAALGYPEGDKFKKFWPVANHLVAKDILKPHAIFWPTMLKAAGIEPYQHLNVHGYWLVEDTKMSKSLGNVIEPLAMKDAYGLDAFRYFLLREMSFGQDSSFSEKALVGRLNADLANDLGNLFNRTLSMTHKYFGGAIPRPEVEDVVDAEIKKLGQAAMQSFQDFFSDLKFSRALEGLWELVRGLNKYIDETAPWALFKEKNTGRLSTVIYVLLENMRKIAVHLWPVMPEASEKMLEQLGITFAPEKINLPKEMDVWGLLESDTVVAETSNLFPRVDLPAEAEPEKPAKAKKAKKEAKAEAVEEIPEIDFDDFQKLDLRVGTVQSVEKHPDADRLLLVQVDTGEKDLRQVVAGLADYFQPDDLVGRQVVVVANLKPRKLRKQLSRGMILAVKTENGMELLTPSGQVAPGSKVS, from the coding sequence TTGCAACGTTTTTACATCACCACGCCCATCTACTACGTGAACGCCAAACCCCACCTGGGACACGCGTACACCACCACCGTGGCCGACAGCCTGAATCGCTTCCACCGGCTGATGGGTGAGGAGACCTACTTTCTGACCGGCACGGACGAACACGGAGACAAGATCGTCCAGGCGGCGGAGAGCAACGGCCAGACCCCGCAGGAGTATGTTGACGTCATCAGCAAGCTCTTCAAGGACCTTTGGCCGGGAATGAACATTTCCAACAACGACTTCATCCGCACCACCGAGCCGCGGCACAAGGAAGTGGTCCAGCAGATTCTGCAGAAGGTCTACGATTCAGGAGACATTTACTTCGGCGAATACGGCGGACACTACTGCTTCGGCTGCGAACGGTTCTACACCGAGAAGGAACTGGTCAACGGCATGTGCCCGGATCACCAGACCAAGCCGGAATACATCGCCGAGAAGAACTACTTCTTCAAGATGTCCAAGTACCGCGACTGGCTGCTGGAACACATCCGCAAGAACCCCGATTTCATCCGCCCCGAGCGGTACAGGAACGAGGTCGTCTCCCTGCTGGAGTCCGGCGAACTCGAAGACCTCTGCATCTCCCGGCCCAAGACCCGGCTGACCTGGGGCATCGAGCTGCCGTTCGACGCCGACTACGTGACCTACGTCTGGTTCGACGCGCTCATCAACTATGTGGCCGCCCTGGGCTACCCCGAAGGCGACAAGTTCAAGAAATTCTGGCCCGTGGCCAACCACCTGGTGGCCAAGGACATTCTCAAGCCCCACGCCATCTTCTGGCCGACCATGCTCAAGGCGGCCGGCATCGAGCCGTACCAGCACCTCAACGTGCACGGCTACTGGCTGGTGGAGGACACCAAGATGTCCAAGTCCCTGGGCAACGTCATCGAGCCGCTGGCCATGAAGGACGCCTACGGGCTGGACGCCTTCCGCTATTTCCTGCTGCGCGAGATGTCCTTCGGCCAGGATTCCAGCTTCTCCGAAAAGGCGCTGGTCGGCCGCCTCAACGCGGACCTCGCCAATGACCTCGGCAACCTGTTCAACCGCACTCTGTCCATGACCCACAAGTACTTCGGGGGGGCCATCCCCCGGCCCGAAGTGGAGGACGTGGTGGACGCCGAGATCAAGAAGCTGGGGCAGGCCGCCATGCAGTCCTTCCAGGACTTCTTCTCCGACCTCAAGTTCTCCCGCGCCCTCGAAGGACTGTGGGAGCTGGTCCGGGGCCTGAACAAATACATCGACGAGACCGCGCCGTGGGCCCTGTTCAAGGAAAAGAACACCGGCCGGTTGTCCACGGTCATCTACGTGCTCCTCGAAAACATGCGCAAGATCGCCGTCCATCTGTGGCCGGTCATGCCCGAGGCGTCCGAAAAAATGCTCGAACAGCTCGGCATCACCTTCGCCCCGGAAAAGATCAACCTGCCCAAGGAAATGGACGTCTGGGGACTGCTGGAGTCCGACACCGTCGTGGCCGAGACCTCCAACCTCTTCCCGCGCGTGGACCTGCCCGCCGAGGCCGAGCCGGAAAAGCCCGCCAAGGCCAAGAAGGCCAAAAAGGAAGCCAAGGCCGAAGCCGTCGAGGAAATCCCCGAGATCGACTTCGACGATTTCCAGAAACTCGACCTGCGCGTGGGCACCGTCCAGTCCGTGGAAAAACACCCGGACGCCGACCGGCTGCTGCTCGTCCAGGTGGATACCGGCGAAAAGGACCTGCGCCAGGTGGTGGCGGGCCTCGCCGACTACTTCCAGCCCGACGACCTCGTCGGCAGACAGGTGGTCGTGGTCGCCAACCTCAAGCCGCGCAAACTCCGCAAACAACTCTCCCGAGGCATGATCCTCGCCGTCAAAACCGAAAACGGCATGGAACTCCTGACCCCGTCCGGCCAAGTCGCCCCCGGCAGCAAAGTCAGCTAG
- a CDS encoding YbgA family protein has translation MDDRIRIGISACLAGQPVRYDGSAAKAEHLTGTLAKYLDFHPVCPEVGCGMGVPREAVRLVGTPENPRLVGNRTGRDWTATMRDWAGPALDELEKQRLCGFIFKAKSPSSGLSRVKVYAEDGGQPVSYAGVGLFASLVTERFPLLPVEDDGRLHDVGLRANFIERIFVEHRWHQLADQGLTMKALIDFHTRHKMLVRAHDVAGYRELGKLVADGKHLGLDALARQYHERLAKALALKPTVRKNVDVLMHAMGYFKKQLSPDEKQECLEIIDNYRNELVPLIVPVTLLNHYVRKYDDAYLRGQYYLNPHPLDLKLRNHA, from the coding sequence ATGGACGACCGCATTCGCATCGGCATCAGCGCCTGCCTGGCAGGACAGCCCGTCCGCTACGACGGCTCCGCCGCCAAGGCGGAACACCTCACCGGCACCCTGGCCAAGTATCTCGATTTCCACCCAGTCTGCCCCGAGGTCGGGTGCGGCATGGGCGTCCCGCGGGAAGCGGTCCGGCTGGTCGGCACCCCGGAAAACCCGCGCCTGGTGGGCAACCGGACCGGCCGCGACTGGACCGCAACCATGCGGGACTGGGCCGGGCCCGCCCTCGATGAATTGGAGAAACAACGGCTGTGCGGCTTCATCTTCAAGGCCAAGTCGCCGTCCAGCGGACTGTCCCGGGTCAAGGTCTATGCGGAGGACGGGGGCCAGCCGGTCAGCTATGCGGGCGTCGGCCTGTTCGCCAGCCTGGTCACGGAACGGTTCCCGCTCCTGCCGGTGGAGGACGACGGGAGGCTCCACGACGTGGGACTCCGGGCCAATTTCATCGAACGCATCTTTGTGGAGCACCGCTGGCACCAGCTCGCGGACCAGGGGCTGACCATGAAGGCGCTCATCGATTTTCACACCCGGCACAAGATGCTCGTCCGCGCTCACGACGTGGCAGGCTACCGCGAACTGGGCAAGCTGGTGGCCGACGGCAAACACCTCGGCCTGGACGCCCTGGCCAGGCAATACCACGAACGGCTGGCCAAGGCCCTGGCGCTGAAGCCCACCGTGCGCAAGAACGTGGACGTGCTCATGCACGCCATGGGCTACTTCAAGAAACAGCTCTCCCCGGATGAAAAACAGGAATGCCTGGAGATCATCGACAACTACCGCAACGAGCTGGTTCCGCTCATCGTCCCGGTCACCCTGCTCAACCACTACGTGCGCAAATACGACGACGCCTACCTGCGCGGCCAGTACTACCTGAACCCGCACCCCCTGGACCTGAAGCTGCGCAACCACGCCTGA
- a CDS encoding YbgA family protein: MSETIKIGVSACVAGERVRWDRSHRRSAYLAETLSKYVELVPICPEIACGMGIPREQLRQADCAGDIRLIGYDSGEDFTEKMSEWADRVLPGLDEEEICGFVLRQRSPSCAKNKSKIYSTTGKPHKHGPGFFTRKLTEHAPLLPMVTSEELQNPLLRDNFIRRVFVLNRWRTLLGKGKRIGQLVDFHTRHKMLIRAHDLRGYRELGRLLGESTMQNVDEVFATYASLLFKSLALKTTARKNSDVLQHAMGFFKKDLDDGDKRELLAMITNYANGKLPLLMPVTLLNHYARKYHKPYLAQQYYLNPEPAELKLLYHA; this comes from the coding sequence ATGTCCGAGACCATCAAGATCGGGGTCAGCGCCTGCGTGGCCGGAGAGAGGGTCCGCTGGGACCGAAGCCACCGGCGCAGCGCCTATCTCGCCGAGACCCTGAGCAAATACGTGGAACTCGTCCCCATCTGCCCGGAGATAGCCTGCGGCATGGGCATCCCCCGCGAGCAGCTCCGACAGGCGGACTGCGCGGGCGATATCCGGCTCATCGGCTATGATTCGGGCGAGGACTTCACCGAAAAGATGTCCGAGTGGGCGGACCGCGTCCTGCCCGGCCTGGACGAGGAAGAGATCTGCGGCTTCGTGCTCCGGCAGCGTTCCCCGTCCTGCGCCAAGAACAAGTCCAAGATATATTCCACCACCGGCAAGCCGCACAAGCACGGCCCCGGTTTCTTTACCCGCAAGCTCACCGAGCACGCCCCCCTGCTGCCCATGGTCACCTCCGAGGAATTGCAGAATCCCCTCCTGCGCGACAACTTCATCCGCAGGGTCTTCGTCCTCAACCGCTGGCGGACCCTCCTGGGAAAAGGCAAGCGCATCGGCCAGCTGGTGGACTTCCATACCCGGCACAAGATGCTCATCCGCGCCCACGACCTGCGCGGCTACCGCGAGCTTGGGCGGTTGCTGGGCGAAAGCACCATGCAGAACGTGGACGAGGTCTTCGCGACATACGCCAGCCTGCTCTTCAAGTCCCTGGCCCTTAAGACCACGGCCAGGAAGAATAGCGACGTGCTCCAGCACGCCATGGGCTTCTTCAAGAAGGACCTGGACGACGGGGACAAGCGCGAGCTGCTGGCCATGATCACCAACTACGCCAACGGTAAGCTTCCGCTGCTCATGCCGGTCACCCTGCTCAACCACTACGCGCGCAAGTACCACAAGCCGTACCTGGCCCAGCAGTACTACCTGAACCCGGAACCGGCGGAGCTGAAGCTGCTCTACCACGCCTAG
- a CDS encoding FeoA family protein, whose protein sequence is MQKPLTDFPTGSVVRIAGIDGGRQARSRMLAMGMTPGCPVTVLAGGPTGCRVRVRGSEVVLCCGLAGKIMAVADDSDEGPRCNCCPGPRARAI, encoded by the coding sequence ATGCAAAAGCCTTTGACCGATTTTCCCACGGGATCAGTAGTCCGTATTGCAGGTATCGACGGCGGCCGCCAGGCGCGGTCGCGCATGCTCGCCATGGGCATGACGCCGGGCTGCCCGGTCACCGTCCTTGCGGGCGGCCCCACCGGCTGCCGGGTCCGCGTACGCGGCTCCGAGGTGGTTCTCTGCTGCGGCCTGGCCGGCAAGATCATGGCCGTGGCCGACGACTCCGACGAAGGGCCGCGCTGCAACTGCTGCCCCGGCCCGCGCGCCAGGGCGATCTGA